One genomic window of Danio rerio strain Tuebingen ecotype United States chromosome 24, GRCz12tu, whole genome shotgun sequence includes the following:
- the fitm1 gene encoding fat storage-inducing transmembrane protein 1 has protein sequence MDLTEMLYKISRFLHWALVWLSDLTAGILAHRLFRQHFHLLLSVLVLFGPLLSFWVSKYSIFCNKNHYLYRLFLQSCFGWTCIFGGSFVFLLSFSISNSILHSLRHLLPFAVSGSLWTLLRLLLTFLVDASGSCFEPLISPNDAHRNPEELLNFKEGPLLLLRGVESKEACLKGGLKWQGCEVSHEILILTFCCLLLSEEISVFWSFIGFGKPLGVPLRIIFMLCVFLMSLWMFLILCLLAHFPLFPSQLVGGALGYLGWKGLYKGWGGCKPGWCCLGITGCQSSGHYTVN, from the exons ATGGATCTTACGGAGATGCTTTACAAAATCAGCAGATTTCTGCATTGGGCTCTGGTGTGGTTAAGTGATCTCACAGCTGGAATACTTGCTCATCGGTTATTCAGGCAGCACTTTCATTTACTGCTCTCTGTGTTGGTTCTTTTCGGACCTCTTCTGAGTTTTTGGGTCTCCAAGTACAGCATATTTTGCAACAAGAACCACTACCTGTACAG GCTATTCCTTCAATCTTGCTTTGGCTGGACCTGTATTTTCGGGGGCTCTTTCGTCTTTCTGTTGTCCTTCAGCATCAGCAACTCTATCCTCCACTCGCTCCGTCATCTCTTACCTTTCGCAGTATCCGGGAGTCTCTGGACGCTCCTCCGCCTTTTGCTGACCTTCCTTGTGGATGCTTCTGGAAGCTGTTTTGAGCCGCTAATAAGCCCAAATGATGCTCACAGGAACCCTGAAGAGCTCTTGAACTTTAAGGAAGGCCCTTTATTACTGCTGAGAGGGGTGGAAAGTAAAGAAGCCTGTCTGAAAGGAGGTCTAAAATGGCAGGGATGTGAAGTGTCGCATGAAATCCTGATTCTGACTTTCTGTTGTTTGCTTCTTTCTGAGGAAATATCCGTGTTCTGGTCCTTCATTGGTTTTGGAAAGCCTCTCGGGGTGCCGTTGAGGATCATCTtcatgttgtgtgtgtttttgatgaGTCTCTGGATGTTCCTGATCCTCTGTTTGCTGGCACACTTTCCGCTCTTCCCTTCTCAGCTGGTCGGAGGTGCTCTTGGGTATCTGGGATGGAAGGGGCTTTATAAGGGCTGGGGGGGTTGTAAGCCTGGATGGTGTTGTCTTGGAATAACAGGTTGTCAATCAAGTGGGCATTACacagttaattaa
- the psme1 gene encoding proteasome activator complex subunit 1, translating to MTSLDMSPASKKQVDGFSQKITKEAEQLISKIFPEKIAEMDNVLQGSCSLKDLSVIKAPLDIPIPDPVKEELKRKKKEEKEAKEGKKDKEDEDAGPPCGPIACNETVEKLIKQIKPEIQTLKECLNTVSMWIQLQVPRIEDGNNFGVAVQEKVFELMTNTRTKIEGFQTQISKYYSERGDAVAKASKQPHVGDFRQLVHELDQHQYCELRIIVLEIRNTYAMLYDVITKNFDKIKKPRGDLSSKALIY from the exons ATGACTTCCTTAGACATGAGCCCCGCGTCCAAGAAACAG GTGGATGGATTCTCTCAGAAAATCACCAAGGAG GCTGAACAGTTGATCTCGAAGATTTTCCCTGAGAAGATTGCAGAGATGGACAATGTGTTGCAG ggTTCCTGTAGTCTGAAGGATCTTTCTGTGATCAAGGCTCCTCTGGACATCCCAATTCCAGACCCGGTTAAGGAGGAGCTCAAGAGGAAGAAAAAAGAGGAG AAAGAGGCCAAAGAGGGAAAGAAAGATAAAGAAGATGAGGATGCAG GTCCTCCATGCGGTCCCATCGCCTGCAACGAGACAGTAGAGAAACTCATCAAACAGATCAAGCCTGAGATTCAAACTTTGAAAGAGTGTCTTAACACG GTGTCAATGTGGATACAGCTACAGGTACCCAGAATTGAAGATGGGAACAACTTTGGTGTTGCTGTACAG GAAAAGGTTTTTGAACTGATGACCAACACCCGCACCAAGATCGAAGGATTCCAGACACAGATATCCAA GTACTACAGTGAGAGAGGAGACGCTGTAGCCAAGGCTTCCAAACAGCCACATGTG GGAGATTTCCGACAGCTTGTTCATGAACTGGATCAGCACCAGTATTGTGAGTTACGCATCATAGTTCTGGAGATTCGCAACACTTAC GCCATGCTGTATGATGTCATCACCAAGAACTTTGACAAGATTAAGAAGCCCAGGGGAGACTTATCTTCAAAAGCACTTATCTACTGA
- the pck2 gene encoding phosphoenolpyruvate carboxykinase [GTP], mitochondrial (The RefSeq protein has 1 substitution compared to this genomic sequence), with protein sequence MSCLLLGVLKRRNAISTASVGVRSLASIPSLPPSVAEFVSGAAAECKPAKVHVVTGTPEETADLLANLEKEGMVKKLAKYENCWLARTDPKDVARVESKTVIVTKNQRDTIPIPSGGAKSQLGSWMSEQDFQKAREDRFPGCMAGRTMYVIPFSMGPVNSSLAKFGVQVTDSPYVVASMGIMTRMGTPVMEKLAQGAEFVRCQHSVGRPLPLKGPLVNSWPCNPEKVLISHLPDTRQILSFGSGYGGNSLLGKKCFALRIASRIAKDEGWLAEHMLILGITNPQGVKRYIAAAFPSACGKTNLAMMKPSLPGWKVECVGDDIAWMKFDSQGKLRAINPENGFFGVAPGTSLKTNPHAMETISRNTVFTNVGETSDGGVWWEGLEPPAPGIKLTDWHGKSWKYGDSTLCAHPNSRFCAPAGQCPIIDPLWESDEGVPIDAIVFGGRRPEGVPLVYESFNWRHGVFVGAAMRSESTAAAEHKGKVIMHDPFAMRPFFGYNFGDYLSHWLSMETRKGPTQLPKIFHVNWFRKDQKTGSFLWPGFGENARVLEWIFKRCGRTSENEAATKSIVGWIPQNGAINTEGLGGNIDMGALFDLPKPFWQKETQELRTYFNQQVGADLPAQVEGELKALEERVRD encoded by the exons ATGTCCTGCCTGTTGCTTGGAGTACTAAAGAG GCGAAATGCCATCAGCACAGCTTCAGTGGGAGTGCGGTCGCTCGCCTCCATCCCCTCTCTGCCTCCGTCAGTGGCAGAGTTCGTGTCAGGCGCAGCGGCTGAATGTAAACCTGCTAAAGTGCACGTGGTCACAGGCACACCAGAGGAGACAGCAGACCTTCTGGCCAACCTGGAGAAAGAGGGCATGGTAAAGAAGCTCGCCAAGTATGAAAACTG CTGGCTGGCACGTACTGACCCTAAAGATGTGGCTCGGGTGGAGAGCAAGACTGTGATCGTTACTAAGAACCAAAGAGACACCATTCCTATCCCCAGCGGAGGTGTTAAGTCCCAGTTGGGTAGCTGGATGAGTGAGCAAGACTTCCAGAAGGCTAGAGAAGACCGCTTTCCTGGCTGcatggcag GACGCACTATGTATGTGATCCCCTTCAGTATGGGCCCAGTGAACTCTTCTCTTGCTAAGTTTGGTGTTCAGGTGACAGATTCTCCCTATGTGGTGGCTAGTATGGGCATCATGACAAGGATGGGGACACCAGTGATGGAGAAACTTGCACAGGGAGCAGAGTTTGTTCGCTGCCAGCACTCTGTGGGCAGACCTTTACCACTTAAAG GCCCTCTAGTAAATAGCTGGCCTTGTAACCCAGAGAAGGTGTTGATATCACATCTTCCTGACACCAGACAGATCCTGTCCTTCGGCAGTGGTTATGGTGGAAACTCGCTCCTTGGAAAGAAGTGCTTTGCTCTTCGTATTGCCTCACGCATCGCCAAAGACGAGGGCTGGTTGGCTGAACACATGCTG ATTCTGGGAATCACAAATCCTCAGGGTGTAAAACGGTACATTGCAGCAGCGTTCCCAAGTGCTTGTGGGAAAACCAACCTGGCCATGATGAAGCCATCTCTACCAGGATGGAAGGTTGAATGTGTGGGGGATGACATTGCCTGGATGAAATTTGACAGTCAGG GTAAACTCAGAGCAATCAATCCAGAGAACGGTTTCTTTGGAGTTGCCCCCGGGACGTCCCTAAAAACCAACCCTCATGCCATGGAAACCATCTCCAGGAACACAGTGTTTACTAATGTGGGAGAGACCAGTGATGGAGGAGTGTGGTGGGAGGGTCTGGAACCTCCTGCACCAGGAATCAAACTGACAGACTGGCATGGGAAATCCTGGAAGTATG GTGATTCTACACTGTGTGCTCATCCAAACTCCAGGTTTTGTGCCCCGGCTGGCCAGTGCCCCATTATAGACCCTCTCTGGGAGAGTGATGAGGGCGTCCCCATTGATGCTATTGTATTTGGAGGGAGAAGGCCAGAAG GTGTGCCTTTGGTGTATGAGTCATTTAACTGGCGTCATGGTGTGTTCGTTGGTGCAGCTATGAGATCTGAATCCACAGCTGCTGCTGAACATAAAG GTAAAGTAATCATGCATGACCCCTTTGCCATGCGTCCTTTCTTCGGCTACAACTTCGGCGACTACCTTTCCCACTGGTTGAGTATGGAGACACGCAAAGGCCCAACTCAGCTCCCTAAAATCTTCCACGTCAACTGGTTCCGGAAAGATCAGAAGACTGGCTCCTTTCTGTGGCCAGGATTTGGAGAGAACGCCCGTGTCCTTGAGTGGATCTTCAAACGATGTGGCCGTACCAGTGAAAACGAGGCTGCCACCAAGAGCATTGTGGGATGGATTCCACAAAATGGTGCCATAAACACAGAAGGCCTGGGTGGGAATATCGATATGGGTGCCCTCTTTGACCTGCCCAAACCCTTCTGGCAGAAGGAAACACAGGAGCTTCGGACCTACTTTAACCAGCAGGTTGGAGCTGATCTTCCTGCTCAAGTTGAAGGAGAGCTGAAGGCACTGGAGGAGAGAGTGAGGGATTGA